A stretch of the Dehalogenimonas sp. THU2 genome encodes the following:
- the hisF gene encoding imidazole glycerol phosphate synthase subunit HisF gives MLTRRIIPCLDVTGGRVVKGQSFLNLRDAGDPVALAQFYYEQGADELTFLDITATVESRKTMASIISELSGKVFMPLTVGGGIRTIEDMRHMLMSGADKVAINTAAVARPELIAEGAIKFGSQCIVVAIDAKRAGEGKWVVRTHSATQASSLDAVEWAKKAAEMGAGELLVTSIDSDGQKHGYDNELNRAISESVSIPLIASGGAGTLDHLYDALTAGKADAVLAASIFHYGTYSIAQAKDYLSRKGIAIRR, from the coding sequence ATGCTGACGCGGCGCATCATACCGTGCCTGGATGTTACCGGCGGCCGGGTGGTCAAGGGACAGAGCTTCCTTAACCTCCGCGACGCCGGGGATCCCGTGGCGCTGGCGCAATTTTACTATGAGCAGGGCGCCGACGAACTGACCTTTCTTGACATAACGGCGACAGTCGAGAGCCGCAAGACCATGGCTTCCATCATCTCCGAACTGTCCGGCAAGGTTTTCATGCCGCTGACCGTCGGCGGCGGTATCCGCACCATCGAGGACATGCGTCACATGCTCATGTCCGGCGCCGATAAGGTGGCCATCAACACCGCGGCGGTGGCCCGGCCGGAGCTCATCGCCGAAGGCGCCATTAAGTTCGGCTCCCAGTGCATCGTGGTGGCCATAGACGCCAAGCGCGCCGGCGAGGGCAAGTGGGTCGTGCGCACCCATTCGGCCACCCAGGCTTCCAGCCTCGACGCCGTGGAATGGGCTAAAAAGGCGGCGGAGATGGGGGCGGGAGAGCTTTTAGTCACCAGCATCGACAGCGACGGGCAGAAACACGGTTACGATAACGAACTCAATCGGGCGATATCGGAATCGGTTTCCATACCGCTCATCGCCTCCGGCGGCGCCGGCACCCTGGACCACCTTTATGACGCGCTGACCGCAGGCAAGGCCGACGCCGTGCTGGCCGCCAGCATCTTTCATTACGGGACCTATTCCATAGCACAAGCCAAGGATTATCTCAGCCGCAAAGGCATTGCCATCAGGCGCTAA
- a CDS encoding glutamine amidotransferase family protein: MKNLTQVSNTFGDGKVIDACSIFGMMDTSGKCFSGRDITRAIANMHDRGNGLGGGFAVYGLYPQYPDYYAFHIMYDSKEGKTCTEAFLNEHFNVHHSEEVPTRPVAAIKNPPLVWRYFLDADKCQREGKLSPDDYVVAKVMDINTRIDDSYVFSSGKNMAAFKGVGYPEEISEYFCLENYNGYLWTAHGRFPTNTRGWWGGAHPFNILDWTVVHNGEISSYGINRRYLEQFGYHCTLQTDTEVVAYAVDLLVRKHNLPIEVVAEIFAPPLWTEIARRPPEQRELLTALRQVYGSLLMNGPFTIILAHEGEMIGLTDRIRLRPLTVGEKGSMLYLSSEESAIRLICPELDKAWIPMGGEPVIGSLKHPLGQEKVAVAGGVS, from the coding sequence ATGAAGAATTTAACTCAGGTCAGCAATACGTTCGGGGATGGGAAGGTTATCGATGCCTGTTCCATCTTTGGGATGATGGATACTTCCGGCAAGTGCTTTTCCGGGCGGGACATCACCCGCGCTATCGCCAACATGCATGACCGGGGCAACGGCCTGGGCGGCGGGTTCGCCGTTTACGGGCTGTATCCCCAGTACCCGGATTATTACGCCTTCCACATCATGTACGACAGCAAGGAAGGCAAAACCTGCACCGAGGCTTTCCTCAACGAGCACTTCAACGTCCATCATTCGGAAGAGGTGCCCACCCGCCCGGTGGCGGCTATCAAGAACCCGCCGCTGGTGTGGCGCTACTTCCTGGACGCCGACAAATGCCAGCGCGAGGGCAAACTGTCCCCGGACGATTACGTGGTGGCCAAGGTGATGGACATCAATACCCGGATCGATGACTCCTACGTCTTCTCTTCCGGCAAGAACATGGCCGCCTTCAAGGGCGTGGGCTACCCGGAGGAGATCTCCGAGTACTTCTGCCTGGAGAATTACAACGGCTACCTGTGGACGGCTCACGGGCGCTTCCCGACCAACACCCGCGGCTGGTGGGGTGGGGCGCACCCGTTCAATATCCTGGACTGGACGGTGGTGCATAACGGCGAGATCTCTTCCTACGGCATCAACCGGCGCTACCTGGAGCAGTTCGGCTACCACTGCACGCTGCAAACGGATACGGAAGTAGTGGCCTACGCTGTCGATCTGCTGGTGCGCAAGCACAATCTGCCCATAGAAGTGGTGGCCGAGATCTTCGCCCCGCCGCTGTGGACCGAGATCGCCCGCCGGCCCCCGGAACAGCGTGAGCTATTGACCGCGCTGCGGCAGGTTTACGGCTCGCTCCTGATGAACGGCCCGTTCACCATCATCCTGGCCCATGAGGGCGAGATGATCGGCCTGACCGACCGCATCCGCCTGCGCCCGCTGACCGTGGGTGAAAAGGGCAGCATGCTTTACCTGTCCAGCGAGGAATCGGCCATCCGGCTGATCTGCCCCGAACTCGATAAGGCCTGGATTCCCATGGGCGGCGAGCCGGTCATCGGCTCGCTCAAGCACCCGCTGGGTCAAGAGAAAGTGGCCGTGGCCGGGGGCGTGAGCTAG
- a CDS encoding FAD-dependent oxidoreductase → MKTKYLIIGNSAGGIGAAEAIREVDQNGALTIVGEEPYDAYSRPLISKYVSGEYTPDGMRIRRADFYDKKCIDLKVGHKAYKMDLAGRTVTLDDGTEIGYEKLLLATGGKPIVPKMEGMGKAGIFNFITLADAIKVEEYLPEVRRAVVIGGGLIGISATEALVKRGVKVTVVEMKNYPLNTILDEPAGRIAEYAIKKYGVNIMTGRTVARILGEDRVTGVVFDDGHEMVCDMVVVAVGVFPRVELAQSAGINVNRGIVVDNHMMSSVPGVYACGDASEAYDYVYGSGRLSPVWPNAYIGGRVAGYNMAGLPTNYRGGTAMNSLNYFGLELATAGMASPPSPEGYEVLVKKSDDTYRKLVINAEDKLVGMIFVGDIDKAGVYFGLMRDRISVTAFKDKLMAEDFGLALLPKEVIEERLTGATAGRVKVGEA, encoded by the coding sequence ATGAAAACTAAATACCTCATCATCGGCAACTCGGCCGGCGGCATCGGCGCCGCGGAAGCCATCCGGGAAGTGGACCAGAACGGGGCGCTGACCATCGTCGGCGAGGAGCCCTACGACGCCTACTCCCGGCCGCTCATCTCCAAGTATGTTTCCGGTGAGTACACCCCGGACGGCATGCGCATCCGGCGGGCGGATTTCTACGACAAAAAATGCATCGACCTTAAAGTCGGCCATAAAGCCTACAAGATGGACCTGGCCGGGCGCACGGTCACGCTGGACGACGGCACCGAGATCGGTTATGAGAAACTGCTGCTGGCCACCGGCGGCAAGCCCATCGTGCCCAAGATGGAAGGCATGGGCAAGGCCGGCATCTTCAACTTCATCACCCTGGCCGACGCCATAAAGGTGGAAGAGTATCTGCCGGAAGTGCGGCGGGCGGTGGTCATCGGCGGGGGCCTCATCGGCATTTCGGCCACCGAGGCGCTGGTCAAACGCGGCGTCAAGGTCACCGTGGTGGAGATGAAGAATTATCCGCTGAACACCATCCTCGACGAACCGGCGGGCCGGATCGCCGAATACGCCATCAAGAAATACGGCGTCAATATCATGACCGGCCGCACCGTGGCCCGTATCCTCGGCGAGGACCGGGTGACCGGTGTCGTCTTCGACGACGGGCATGAGATGGTGTGCGACATGGTGGTGGTGGCCGTCGGCGTCTTCCCCCGGGTGGAACTGGCCCAGTCGGCCGGCATCAACGTCAATCGCGGCATCGTGGTGGACAACCACATGATGTCCAGCGTACCCGGCGTCTATGCCTGCGGCGACGCCTCGGAGGCTTATGATTACGTTTACGGCTCCGGGCGGCTCTCGCCCGTCTGGCCCAACGCCTACATCGGCGGCCGGGTGGCCGGCTACAATATGGCCGGGCTGCCCACCAATTACCGAGGCGGTACGGCCATGAACTCGCTCAACTACTTCGGCCTGGAACTGGCCACTGCCGGCATGGCCTCGCCGCCGTCGCCGGAGGGTTATGAGGTGCTGGTCAAGAAGAGCGACGACACCTACCGCAAGCTGGTGATCAACGCCGAGGACAAACTGGTCGGCATGATCTTTGTGGGCGATATCGACAAGGCCGGCGTTTACTTCGGCCTGATGCGCGACCGTATTTCGGTGACCGCTTTCAAGGACAAGCTCATGGCCGAGGATTTTGGGCTGGCGCTGCTGCCGAAAGAGGTCATCGAGGAGCGGCTTACTGGGGCTACGGCGGGTAGGGTGAAGGTCGGGGAAGCGTAG
- the hisH gene encoding imidazole glycerol phosphate synthase subunit HisH, giving the protein MIAIIDYGAGNLRSVANAVALLGYEAAVTSDPADVLAAKAVILPGVGAAADTVSSLASRGLDKALREIIARDTPLFAVCVGLQVLYEETEEGGGCQCLGLLPGKVKKLPPGLKVPHMGWNNVRQTRNHPLFEGIPDDSYFYFVHSYYAEPAGRSAVIGETDYGLTITSAIASGNMVATQFHPEKSGEAGLKMYDNFLKTALRGSI; this is encoded by the coding sequence ATGATTGCCATCATCGATTACGGAGCCGGCAACCTGCGATCGGTGGCTAACGCCGTAGCCCTTTTAGGTTACGAAGCCGCGGTCACCAGCGATCCGGCCGACGTGCTTGCGGCTAAGGCGGTCATCCTGCCCGGCGTGGGCGCAGCCGCCGATACGGTGAGTTCCCTGGCCTCACGCGGTCTCGACAAAGCCCTGAGAGAAATCATCGCCCGGGATACGCCGCTCTTTGCCGTCTGCGTGGGACTCCAGGTGCTCTACGAGGAGACGGAAGAGGGGGGAGGCTGCCAGTGCCTGGGGCTGCTGCCGGGCAAGGTCAAGAAGCTGCCTCCGGGGCTCAAGGTGCCGCATATGGGCTGGAACAACGTCAGGCAGACACGGAACCACCCGCTGTTCGAGGGCATCCCGGATGACAGCTATTTCTATTTCGTTCATTCTTATTACGCCGAACCGGCCGGACGCTCGGCGGTCATCGGTGAGACGGATTACGGCCTGACGATTACCAGCGCCATCGCCTCCGGCAATATGGTGGCCACCCAGTTCCACCCGGAGAAGAGCGGCGAGGCGGGACTCAAGATGTACGACAATTTTTTAAAAACGGCGCTTAGGGGAAGCATATGA
- a CDS encoding 4Fe-4S dicluster domain-containing protein: MRKIFIRKEVCIGCGLCRVYCATQHSDSKDILKAYRKESPKAVPRLKVERQNDTSFSVPCRHCDEPWCVYSCLTGAMSKDPVTGVVTSDPDKCIGCWTCVVSCPNSALVKDKLTKVVKKCDLCPGLDIPACVANCPNEAIVLITDDSAVEAVEKK; this comes from the coding sequence ATGAGAAAGATCTTTATCCGCAAAGAGGTCTGTATCGGCTGTGGGTTATGCCGCGTGTATTGCGCCACCCAGCACTCAGATTCCAAGGACATCCTCAAAGCCTACCGCAAGGAATCGCCCAAGGCCGTACCCCGGTTGAAGGTGGAGCGCCAGAACGACACCAGTTTTTCCGTTCCCTGCCGTCACTGCGATGAGCCCTGGTGCGTCTATTCCTGCCTTACCGGCGCCATGAGCAAGGATCCGGTTACCGGCGTGGTCACCTCCGATCCGGACAAGTGCATCGGCTGCTGGACCTGCGTCGTCTCCTGCCCCAACAGCGCTTTGGTCAAGGACAAGCTGACCAAGGTGGTCAAGAAGTGCGATCTCTGCCCCGGCCTGGATATTCCGGCCTGCGTGGCTAATTGTCCGAACGAGGCCATCGTGCTCATCACCGACGACTCCGCTGTCGAGGCGGTCGAGAAAAAATAA
- a CDS encoding manganese efflux pump MntP family protein, which translates to MEFISIFLIALSLSADCFAVSICGRISMGAALDRGRQLKVAGYFGFFQFAMLLGGFLAGSTVVGLIESFDHWVGFFLLLFIGVRMIRESFEKEKEGEAVDISKGKTLLGLSVATSIDSLAVGMTFAFIQVAIVPAAVLVGATSFVVAMAGFALGARLGDIIGKRAELVGGLVLIGIGVKVLVEGLGG; encoded by the coding sequence ATGGAATTTATTTCGATATTTTTAATCGCTCTCAGTCTGTCCGCTGACTGCTTCGCGGTTTCTATCTGCGGCCGCATCAGCATGGGCGCCGCGCTGGACCGGGGGCGGCAGCTCAAGGTGGCCGGGTACTTCGGCTTTTTCCAGTTCGCCATGCTGCTCGGCGGCTTCCTGGCCGGCAGCACCGTGGTCGGCCTGATCGAGAGCTTCGACCACTGGGTCGGCTTCTTCCTGCTGTTATTCATCGGCGTCCGCATGATCCGGGAATCCTTTGAAAAAGAAAAAGAAGGCGAGGCCGTCGATATCAGCAAGGGCAAGACGCTGCTGGGCCTGTCGGTGGCCACCAGCATAGATTCCCTGGCCGTCGGCATGACCTTCGCGTTCATCCAGGTGGCGATAGTTCCCGCCGCGGTACTGGTAGGGGCGACATCCTTCGTCGTCGCCATGGCCGGCTTTGCCCTCGGCGCCCGGTTGGGGGATATCATCGGCAAGCGGGCGGAACTGGTGGGAGGGTTGGTGTTGATCGGGATAGGGGTTAAGGTGCTGGTGGAGGGGCTGGGGGGGTGA
- a CDS encoding YwbE family protein: MNPIKRADIKPGDRVAIVMKADQRSGKLTEGTVKEILTKSPEHPHGIKVRLGGGEVGRVQGKIQIPNSK, translated from the coding sequence ATGAATCCGATAAAGCGGGCGGATATAAAACCCGGTGACCGGGTAGCCATAGTTATGAAAGCCGATCAGCGGTCCGGCAAGCTTACGGAGGGGACGGTCAAGGAGATACTGACGAAGTCACCGGAGCATCCGCATGGGATCAAGGTTCGGTTGGGGGGCGGGGAAGTGGGGAGAGTTCAAGGAAAGATCCAAATTCCAAATTCCAAATAA
- a CDS encoding DUF3795 domain-containing protein — translation MIESMIAPCGLNCGVCYAHLTRKKKCPGCRAGDENKSASCVDCKIKTCEKLAASGGEFCFRCDEYPCARMKHLDKRYRVRYGVSPIGNMERIAAVGIAEFTAGEAVKWRCAGCGGTVCVHTGECAGCGAGTNTTNTTNTTNSNTTSWDEGPRLLRA, via the coding sequence ATGATCGAATCTATGATCGCTCCTTGCGGGCTTAATTGTGGGGTGTGCTATGCGCACCTTACCCGGAAGAAGAAGTGTCCGGGGTGCCGGGCGGGGGATGAGAACAAGTCGGCGTCCTGCGTGGATTGCAAGATCAAAACGTGCGAGAAGTTGGCTGCCAGCGGCGGGGAATTCTGTTTCCGGTGCGATGAGTACCCTTGTGCCAGGATGAAGCATCTGGACAAGCGGTACCGGGTGAGGTACGGCGTCAGCCCCATCGGCAACATGGAACGCATCGCGGCTGTCGGGATCGCGGAGTTCACGGCCGGTGAAGCGGTGAAGTGGCGCTGTGCGGGGTGCGGGGGGACGGTTTGTGTTCATACCGGGGAGTGTGCGGGGTGTGGGGCGGGGACGAATACTACCAATACTACAAATACTACCAATTCAAATACTACAAGTTGGGACGAAGGACCGAGATTGCTTCGGGCGTAG
- a CDS encoding winged helix-turn-helix domain-containing protein, whose protein sequence is MTEWAFLTNHALVLSEMARHNRITAREMSQTIGITERAVRKIIADLERDGYITKKKEGRGVKYKVNPEMKMRHETHREVEVGGFLEALGWKRRRRATRLPSPVIPPKSEILISRSEINPNDQNPKD, encoded by the coding sequence ATGACTGAATGGGCCTTTTTGACCAACCACGCGCTTGTCTTGAGCGAAATGGCGCGCCATAACCGCATCACCGCCAGGGAGATGAGCCAGACCATCGGCATCACCGAGCGTGCCGTCCGCAAGATCATCGCCGACCTGGAGCGGGACGGCTACATCACCAAGAAAAAAGAGGGGCGGGGCGTCAAATACAAGGTCAACCCGGAAATGAAAATGCGCCATGAAACCCACCGGGAAGTAGAGGTCGGCGGTTTTCTGGAGGCACTGGGCTGGAAAAGACGCAGACGAGCCACACGCCTCCCAAGCCCCGTTATACCACCCAAATCCGAAATCCTAATATCGAGATCCGAAATAAATCCCAATGACCAAAATCCGAAGGATTAA
- a CDS encoding SLC13 family permease, with the protein MLLSLGIFILTIAGIVLRPWRVPEAAVAVIGAATMIVLGDLTLPEAGGALSGSLNVLAFFLGLMLVAAIAESAGLFDRIVDTAVKHARGSGRRLLIIVFAAGTVITVLLSNDATALMLTPVVIVLVVRLKLNPLPYVFACAFIANAASVLLPVANPVNLLAVDAFDLRLGDYLAHLLLPGLAVISITIGLFLFIFRRELRAAFPDGADGGLMPMAPHNRMLRPVAITLVFIVLGYLWFSLNGWPLSIPVIGGAAALLLMGLIFNGPGWGELRRSVSWSILPFIGGLAVLVRGLESGGVIDKLSQGLVSLLNHGELSASVAASAGTAAGANLMNNWPAMMVSVSTLAGAEGALSANPGLPYQVILGAGLGPNIAIFGSFSTMLWLVLLRRRGLQVKPMNYFKLGLIVTPPALLAGSLILYRLS; encoded by the coding sequence ATGCTGCTCAGTCTGGGCATCTTTATTTTAACCATCGCCGGGATCGTCCTGAGGCCCTGGCGCGTGCCTGAAGCCGCCGTCGCCGTAATAGGTGCGGCGACTATGATCGTCTTAGGCGACCTGACACTGCCCGAGGCCGGCGGCGCCCTCTCCGGCAGCCTCAACGTGCTGGCCTTCTTCCTGGGGCTGATGCTGGTGGCCGCTATCGCCGAAAGCGCCGGGCTGTTCGACCGGATCGTCGATACGGCGGTGAAACACGCCCGGGGCAGCGGACGGCGCCTGCTGATCATCGTCTTTGCGGCGGGAACGGTCATCACCGTGCTGCTGTCCAACGACGCCACCGCCCTGATGCTGACGCCGGTGGTCATCGTGCTGGTGGTCCGTCTCAAGCTGAATCCGCTGCCGTATGTTTTTGCCTGCGCCTTTATCGCCAACGCCGCGTCGGTGCTCCTGCCGGTGGCCAACCCGGTCAACCTGCTGGCGGTGGACGCCTTCGACCTGCGGCTGGGGGATTACCTTGCGCACCTGCTGCTGCCCGGTCTGGCGGTGATAAGTATCACCATCGGCCTGTTCCTGTTCATCTTCCGGCGGGAGCTCCGGGCGGCTTTCCCGGACGGCGCCGATGGCGGGCTTATGCCGATGGCGCCGCATAACCGGATGCTCCGCCCGGTGGCGATCACCCTGGTATTCATCGTCCTGGGTTATTTATGGTTTTCCCTGAACGGCTGGCCGCTCTCAATACCGGTGATCGGCGGCGCAGCGGCGCTCCTGCTCATGGGACTGATCTTCAACGGACCCGGCTGGGGGGAACTGCGCCGCTCCGTGAGCTGGTCTATCCTGCCGTTCATCGGGGGGCTGGCGGTGCTGGTGCGGGGGCTGGAAAGCGGCGGCGTGATCGATAAACTGAGCCAGGGGCTTGTATCGCTTCTCAACCACGGGGAATTGTCCGCGTCCGTGGCCGCCTCAGCGGGCACGGCGGCCGGGGCCAATCTCATGAACAACTGGCCGGCGATGATGGTTTCCGTCTCCACCCTGGCCGGCGCGGAGGGGGCGCTGTCCGCCAACCCGGGCCTGCCCTACCAGGTGATACTGGGGGCGGGACTGGGGCCGAATATCGCCATCTTCGGTTCTTTCTCCACCATGCTGTGGCTGGTGCTGCTGCGACGCCGGGGACTGCAGGTCAAACCGATGAACTATTTCAAATTGGGACTGATCGTGACGCCCCCGGCCCTGCTGGCCGGCAGCCTGATCCTTTACCGGTTAAGTTAA
- a CDS encoding MFS transporter: MKTFAPDPKINKSLRYSIFDGAAYNAMLGFTQDFMAPLALALKASTGQIGLLASLPNLALAISQLGSPYISERLGSRKALIIPVVLVQALLWLPILLLPQLFEGNAVWWLIALFTAGSVFGAFGNPAWGSMMADLVPVAMRGRYFGLRNKIGGMFLLGGFLIGGAVLELSGRHAMIGFSVLLGGAMLFRLASAFFLSRMYEPPARRCPDKFNPFKELRNLPASGGGRLSMYVAALMMSTYIAAPFFTVYLLKDIGVSYGIFVIIIAAAAITNFLFMGFWGRLADRRGQFKVMRLTSYVIPFVPILWLGGHGLIYLIVIQAISGIAWSGFNLSATNLLYESADPERRTRVIALFNALSGLALCGGALLGGLLAPVLPKIGGHAFLTLFLVSGILRGITVAVLLPKIAPSGRGAQVPNIPSRPFIPALRRITMWATIQLWSLGILVSRMLPTRAARFSAPQLEQKRPVEPYPPWPG; encoded by the coding sequence ATGAAAACCTTTGCCCCCGATCCTAAAATAAATAAAAGCCTGCGCTATTCGATATTCGACGGCGCAGCCTATAACGCCATGCTGGGGTTCACCCAGGATTTCATGGCGCCTTTAGCCCTGGCGCTTAAGGCTTCCACCGGCCAGATCGGCCTGCTGGCCAGCCTGCCCAACCTGGCGCTGGCGATATCTCAGCTGGGCTCGCCTTATATTTCCGAGCGGCTGGGTAGCCGCAAGGCGCTGATCATACCGGTGGTGCTGGTCCAGGCGCTTTTATGGCTGCCGATACTGCTGCTGCCCCAGTTGTTCGAGGGGAACGCGGTGTGGTGGCTTATCGCCCTGTTCACCGCCGGCAGCGTCTTCGGGGCGTTCGGCAATCCGGCCTGGGGCAGCATGATGGCCGACCTGGTGCCGGTGGCGATGCGCGGCCGGTACTTCGGGCTGCGCAACAAGATCGGGGGCATGTTCCTTTTAGGCGGCTTTTTGATCGGCGGCGCGGTGCTGGAGCTTTCCGGGCGCCACGCGATGATAGGTTTTTCGGTGCTGCTGGGCGGGGCGATGCTGTTCCGCCTGGCGTCAGCCTTTTTCCTCAGCCGGATGTACGAACCGCCGGCGCGGCGCTGCCCGGATAAATTCAATCCCTTCAAGGAACTCCGGAACCTGCCGGCCAGCGGGGGCGGACGCCTGAGCATGTATGTGGCGGCGCTGATGATGTCCACTTATATCGCCGCGCCGTTCTTCACCGTCTATCTGCTGAAGGATATCGGGGTCAGTTACGGCATCTTCGTCATCATCATCGCCGCCGCGGCCATCACCAACTTTTTGTTCATGGGTTTCTGGGGGCGGCTGGCGGACAGGCGCGGCCAGTTCAAGGTGATGCGGCTGACATCATACGTCATCCCCTTCGTGCCCATACTGTGGCTGGGCGGCCACGGCCTGATCTACCTGATCGTCATCCAGGCCATTTCCGGTATTGCCTGGAGCGGCTTCAACCTGTCCGCCACCAACCTGCTTTACGAATCCGCCGATCCCGAACGCCGCACCCGCGTTATCGCGCTGTTCAACGCGCTCTCCGGTCTGGCCCTGTGCGGCGGCGCCCTGCTGGGAGGACTGCTCGCGCCGGTGCTGCCCAAGATCGGCGGGCATGCTTTCCTGACGCTGTTCCTTGTTTCGGGAATTCTGCGAGGGATAACCGTGGCCGTGCTGCTACCGAAGATAGCGCCTTCGGGACGGGGCGCTCAGGTGCCGAACATCCCGTCGAGGCCTTTTATCCCGGCACTGCGGCGGATCACCATGTGGGCGACGATCCAGTTGTGGTCCCTGGGTATCCTGGTGTCCCGCATGCTCCCCACCCGGGCGGCCAGGTTTTCCGCGCCGCAACTGGAACAAAAACGGCCGGTGGAGCCTTATCCGCCGTGGCCGGGCTAA
- a CDS encoding KamA family radical SAM protein, which translates to MKQDTITVEADEPPLPLSESNRRKYFGNISGAEWNDWRWHFRNRITSVEDLSRFLPLSVKERTRLKLVSARYPFAITPYYMCQMDLDNPADPIRQQAVPCVQELAPGSGREDPLEEGSHSVVPGLVHRYPDRALMVLTDLCPMLCRHCTRKREWRNGGWVHSPAEVERMLDYIRRTPQIRDVIISGGDPLSLSTRRLEEVLAALREIKHVEIIRIGTRFPVVLPQRIDAELCDMLSKYGPIWLNTHFNHPNEITPESTAACDRLLRSGVQVNNQSVLLRGINDTVDTQLKLCHGLLKAKVRPYYLFQCDQVQGTEHLWTPVEVGLRIIEGMRGHTSGLAIPNYVIDLPDGRGKIPLAPNYVLSRTDQELVVRNYEGHISHFANPAHIAPVRKHKAAPAGPQLKLDLNTTEVKDENRAGVRS; encoded by the coding sequence ATGAAACAAGACACCATCACTGTCGAAGCGGACGAACCCCCCCTCCCATTGTCCGAATCCAACCGCCGAAAATACTTCGGTAACATCTCCGGCGCCGAGTGGAACGACTGGCGCTGGCATTTCCGGAACCGCATCACCTCCGTTGAAGACTTATCCCGCTTCCTGCCGTTATCGGTCAAGGAACGCACCCGGCTCAAACTGGTCTCCGCCCGGTATCCGTTTGCCATCACCCCTTATTACATGTGCCAGATGGACCTGGACAACCCCGCCGACCCCATCCGCCAGCAGGCTGTTCCCTGCGTCCAGGAGCTGGCTCCGGGCAGCGGCCGGGAAGATCCTCTGGAAGAAGGCAGCCACTCCGTGGTGCCGGGACTGGTTCACCGCTACCCCGACCGCGCGCTGATGGTGCTGACCGATCTCTGTCCCATGCTGTGCCGCCACTGCACCCGCAAACGGGAATGGCGTAACGGCGGCTGGGTCCACTCCCCCGCCGAGGTGGAACGAATGCTGGATTATATCCGCCGAACGCCCCAGATCCGGGACGTCATCATCTCCGGCGGCGACCCCTTGAGCCTTTCTACCCGGCGCCTGGAAGAAGTCCTGGCTGCTTTACGTGAGATCAAGCACGTTGAGATCATCCGCATCGGCACCCGTTTCCCGGTGGTGCTGCCGCAGCGCATCGACGCCGAACTCTGCGATATGCTCTCCAAATACGGCCCGATCTGGCTGAACACCCATTTCAATCATCCGAACGAGATCACGCCGGAATCAACCGCCGCCTGCGACCGCCTGCTGCGCTCAGGCGTCCAGGTCAACAACCAGAGCGTGCTGCTGCGCGGCATCAACGATACGGTGGACACGCAGCTCAAGCTGTGCCACGGCCTGCTCAAGGCCAAGGTGAGGCCTTACTACCTCTTCCAGTGCGACCAGGTCCAGGGCACCGAGCACCTGTGGACGCCGGTGGAGGTGGGATTGCGTATCATCGAAGGCATGCGCGGGCATACTTCCGGCCTGGCCATCCCCAATTACGTCATCGACCTGCCGGACGGCCGGGGCAAGATACCGCTCGCGCCCAATTACGTCCTGAGCCGCACGGATCAGGAGCTGGTGGTCAGGAACTACGAAGGCCATATCAGTCACTTCGCCAATCCGGCACACATCGCCCCGGTGCGTAAACATAAGGCGGCGCCCGCAGGACCCCAACTCAAACTCGATCTGAACACGACTGAGGTAAAAGATGAAAATAGGGCTGGCGTACGATCTTAA